Proteins co-encoded in one Streptomyces roseochromogenus subsp. oscitans DS 12.976 genomic window:
- a CDS encoding helix-turn-helix domain-containing protein produces HGLAAPVPGPAGPARVAAPPGVALGALLTQQRHELEKAELTAALLAEEYRAAAAEPAVHDLVEVVTGASAVAQRFLQLQLGAAEEVCALVTGNPVVVSGIENEAEEQAAGRGVRYRVVVERAVLDLPHGLTELSAALARDEQVRAVDRVPTKLVIADRALAMVPLTSRTADPAALVVHASGLLELLAGLFESVWREALPLRLRAAGVAEEQPDGPDATDLEVLSLLLAGLTDASVAKQLDLGLRTVQRRVRRLMELAGVTTRLQLGWHAYERGWVTRS; encoded by the coding sequence CACGGGCTCGCCGCCCCAGTCCCCGGCCCGGCCGGGCCGGCTCGGGTGGCGGCGCCGCCAGGGGTGGCGCTGGGCGCGCTGCTCACCCAGCAGCGGCACGAGCTGGAGAAGGCGGAGCTGACGGCGGCGCTGCTCGCGGAGGAGTACCGGGCGGCCGCGGCCGAGCCGGCGGTGCACGACCTGGTGGAGGTGGTGACCGGTGCCTCGGCGGTCGCCCAGCGTTTTCTGCAGCTGCAGCTGGGGGCAGCCGAGGAGGTGTGCGCGCTGGTGACCGGCAATCCGGTGGTCGTGTCCGGCATCGAGAACGAGGCGGAGGAACAGGCGGCCGGGCGCGGGGTGCGTTACCGGGTGGTGGTGGAGCGCGCGGTGCTGGACCTGCCGCACGGACTCACCGAGTTGTCGGCGGCGCTCGCCCGTGACGAACAGGTGCGGGCGGTGGACCGGGTGCCGACGAAGCTGGTGATCGCCGACCGTGCGCTGGCGATGGTGCCGCTGACCTCGCGCACGGCGGACCCGGCCGCGCTGGTGGTGCATGCCAGCGGGCTGCTGGAGCTGCTGGCCGGGTTGTTCGAGTCGGTGTGGCGGGAGGCGCTGCCGTTGCGGCTGCGCGCGGCGGGGGTGGCCGAGGAACAGCCGGACGGCCCGGACGCCACCGATCTGGAGGTGCTGTCGCTGCTGCTGGCCGGGCTGACCGACGCCAGCGTGGCCAAGCAACTCGATCTGGGCCTCAGAACCGTGCAACGCCGGGTACGGCGCCTGATGGAACTGGCCGGGGTGACGACCCGGCTGCAGCTGGGCTGGCACGCGTACGAGCGGGGCTGGGTCACCCGCTCATAG
- a CDS encoding DUF456 domain-containing protein encodes MGVWELLLVGVVVVLGLCGVLVPGVPGSWLVWAAVLWWALTDPQPLAWAVLVGATGVLLLSLAVRAALPPRRLRQSGATPEMGVYAGVGAFLGFVLLPVVGAVPGFMAGIYLHERLRLGRHGEAMAALRTAMRSGGSSVLTELFACLLIAGAWLGAVLWG; translated from the coding sequence ATGGGAGTCTGGGAGCTCCTGCTGGTCGGCGTGGTCGTCGTGCTCGGCCTGTGCGGAGTGCTGGTGCCCGGGGTGCCGGGGTCGTGGCTGGTGTGGGCCGCGGTGCTGTGGTGGGCGCTGACGGATCCGCAGCCGCTGGCCTGGGCCGTGCTGGTGGGCGCCACCGGGGTCCTGCTGCTGTCGCTGGCAGTGCGTGCCGCGCTGCCGCCGCGCCGGCTGCGGCAGAGCGGCGCCACACCGGAGATGGGGGTGTACGCGGGCGTGGGGGCGTTCCTCGGCTTCGTGCTGTTGCCCGTGGTCGGCGCAGTGCCGGGGTTCATGGCCGGGATCTATCTGCACGAGCGGCTGCGCCTCGGCCGGCACGGCGAGGCGATGGCCGCCCTGCGTACCGCGATGCGCTCGGGCGGCTCCAGCGTGCTGACGGAACTGTTCGCCTGCCTGCTGATCGCGGGGGCCTGGCTGGGAGCGGTGCTCTGGGGCTGA
- a CDS encoding SGNH/GDSL hydrolase family protein produces the protein MAEVRRALAVLLLALVPGTTTQTVAEPAPLAWTGSWETAPSGTASALPGAAVRNVVHLSVGGTAVRIRLSNRFGTAPLRLGAVTVARRASGPNAVTGSLHTATFRGAASVTIPAGQDTVSDPVPLSVPAAADLLVTVYTPGDDGPATFHQTALQTSYVAPAGAGRAADVGGGAYTGTISRWYYVTGVDVLGDATGSIVAFGDSLTDGNGSTPDTNHRWPDRLAEQVRAARLGVLNAGISGNRLLHDGAGPNALARLDADALDRAGVRVLVVLEGINDIKGTPTAADVTAYADAYRTLVARAHARGIRVIGVTLTPYQGFSAYTDARETVRQQVNAFIRTGGAFDAVADADAALRDPTDPARILPAYDPGDHLHFNDTGMAKLADAVRRTLAVMARLAATEGEGATWIRGVSAGEGATRGEGVTAGEGVLVDW, from the coding sequence ATGGCCGAGGTCAGACGGGCCCTCGCGGTGCTGCTGCTGGCGTTGGTGCCGGGCACGACCACGCAGACGGTCGCGGAGCCGGCGCCGTTGGCGTGGACCGGCAGCTGGGAGACCGCGCCGTCGGGCACCGCCTCCGCACTGCCCGGTGCCGCCGTCCGCAACGTCGTCCATCTCAGCGTCGGCGGCACGGCCGTGCGCATCCGGCTCAGCAACCGTTTCGGTACCGCGCCCCTCAGGCTCGGCGCGGTCACCGTCGCGCGGCGCGCATCCGGTCCGAACGCCGTGACCGGCAGCCTGCACACCGCCACCTTCCGGGGCGCCGCGTCCGTCACCATCCCGGCCGGCCAGGACACGGTCAGCGACCCGGTGCCGCTCTCCGTCCCGGCCGCCGCCGACCTCCTCGTCACCGTGTACACCCCCGGCGACGACGGCCCCGCGACCTTCCACCAGACCGCCCTGCAGACCAGCTATGTCGCCCCGGCCGGGGCGGGCCGGGCCGCCGACGTGGGCGGCGGCGCCTACACCGGCACCATCAGCCGCTGGTACTACGTCACCGGCGTCGACGTCCTGGGCGACGCCACGGGCAGCATCGTCGCGTTCGGCGACTCCCTCACCGACGGAAACGGCTCCACCCCCGACACCAACCACCGCTGGCCCGACCGGCTCGCCGAACAGGTCCGTGCGGCCCGGCTCGGCGTCCTCAACGCCGGAATCTCCGGAAACCGTCTGCTGCACGACGGCGCGGGACCGAACGCCCTCGCCCGCCTGGACGCCGACGCCCTGGACCGCGCCGGGGTCAGGGTCCTGGTCGTCCTGGAGGGCATCAACGACATCAAGGGCACGCCGACCGCCGCCGACGTCACCGCCTACGCCGACGCCTACCGCACCCTCGTCGCCCGCGCCCACGCCCGGGGCATCCGCGTGATCGGCGTCACCCTCACCCCGTACCAGGGCTTCTCCGCCTACACGGACGCCCGCGAGACGGTACGGCAGCAGGTGAACGCGTTCATCCGGACCGGCGGCGCCTTCGACGCGGTCGCCGACGCCGACGCCGCCCTGCGCGACCCGACCGACCCGGCCCGCATCCTGCCCGCCTACGACCCCGGCGACCACCTGCATTTCAATGACACGGGCATGGCAAAACTGGCGGACGCGGTGCGCCGGACACTCGCGGTGATGGCGAGACTTGCGGCGACGGAGGGTGAGGGCGCGACGTGGATCCGCGGGGTGTCGGCAGGTGAGGGCGCGACGAGGGGCGAGGGAGTGACGGCGGGTGAGGGCGTGTTGGTCGACTGGTGA
- a CDS encoding methylated-DNA--[protein]-cysteine S-methyltransferase, whose protein sequence is MTTMYWTQLDAPVGRLLLTADADGALTSLSVPGQKGGRTVESLQDGWRHERGPFRAAAQQLAAYFAGELREFQLPLSPHGTEFRQRVWAALDEVPYGATVTYGQIAARIGASRAAVRAVGGAIGANPLLIVRPCHRVIGADGSMTGYAGGVERKVWLLTLEGALAAEPV, encoded by the coding sequence ATGACGACCATGTACTGGACCCAACTGGACGCCCCCGTCGGCCGGTTGCTGCTCACCGCCGACGCGGACGGGGCGCTCACCTCGCTGTCCGTGCCCGGGCAGAAGGGCGGGCGGACCGTGGAGAGTCTGCAGGACGGGTGGCGGCACGAACGCGGGCCGTTCCGCGCCGCCGCGCAGCAGCTGGCCGCCTACTTCGCCGGTGAACTCAGGGAATTCCAGCTCCCGTTGAGCCCTCATGGCACCGAGTTCCGGCAGCGGGTGTGGGCGGCGCTGGACGAGGTGCCGTACGGTGCCACCGTGACGTACGGACAGATCGCCGCGCGGATCGGCGCATCCCGTGCGGCGGTTCGCGCCGTGGGCGGTGCGATCGGCGCCAACCCCCTGCTGATCGTGCGTCCTTGCCATCGGGTCATCGGCGCGGACGGCTCGATGACCGGGTATGCGGGCGGAGTTGAGCGGAAGGTGTGGCTGCTGACCCTGGAGGGCGCGCTCGCCGCCGAGCCGGTCTAG
- a CDS encoding Ada metal-binding domain-containing protein — protein sequence MDEDTRYEAVRSRDGRFDGVFFFAVETTGIYCRPSCPAMTPKRHNVRFFTAAAAAQGSGFRACRRCRPDAVPGSAEWNVRADAVGRAMRLIADGVVDREGVAGLAARLGYSARQVQR from the coding sequence ATGGACGAAGACACCAGGTACGAGGCGGTGCGGAGTCGGGACGGGCGGTTTGACGGGGTGTTCTTCTTCGCCGTCGAGACGACCGGGATCTACTGCCGGCCGAGCTGCCCGGCCATGACGCCGAAGCGGCACAACGTGCGGTTCTTCACGGCGGCCGCCGCCGCGCAGGGCTCCGGGTTCCGGGCCTGCCGGCGGTGCCGGCCGGACGCCGTGCCGGGGTCGGCGGAGTGGAACGTGCGGGCGGACGCCGTCGGGCGGGCCATGCGGCTGATCGCCGACGGCGTCGTGGACCGCGAGGGCGTCGCCGGGCTCGCCGCGCGGCTCGGCTACAGCGCCCGGCAGGTCCAGCG